From one Alicyclobacillus acidocaldarius subsp. acidocaldarius Tc-4-1 genomic stretch:
- the hisD gene encoding histidinol dehydrogenase: MRLDRVDVIEQASFNWRRTTGRDADVWGSVARIVEEVRLGGDDALQRLTRALDGVDAPLRVPQEAMEAAFRALRAEVREALARAAERIRRFHEAQLPNDIVIRGEDGETLEMLWRPLHRVGVYAPGGRAAYPSTVLMDVIPAQVAGVRSIALVSPPGPDGLPHPAVLAAAHLVGIEEMYAVGGAQAVAALAYGTETIARVDKIVGPGNVYVATAKRMVMGDVGIDSIAGPTEVVVVADETANPAYVAADLLAQAEHDVEAGAVCLSPSRALLERVHAEIVRQLAALPRVDIAREALERHGALVCVKSLQDAVDLVNDMAPEHVEVMTEDPRRVLDGLRTAGAVFLGPYTPEPVGDYFAGTNHVLPTHGSARFSSGLGTLDFMRRMTAATYTAETLARHARYIEVLAEAESLTAHRDAVRIRREELR; the protein is encoded by the coding sequence ATGCGCCTTGACCGGGTCGACGTGATCGAACAGGCTTCGTTCAACTGGCGGCGAACGACCGGCCGCGACGCGGACGTGTGGGGGAGCGTGGCGCGCATCGTCGAGGAGGTGCGCCTGGGGGGCGACGACGCGCTGCAGCGGCTGACGAGGGCGTTGGACGGCGTGGACGCGCCCTTGCGCGTGCCGCAGGAGGCGATGGAGGCCGCGTTTCGCGCGCTTCGCGCCGAGGTGCGGGAGGCGCTCGCGCGCGCGGCGGAGCGCATCCGCCGCTTTCACGAGGCACAGCTGCCGAACGACATCGTCATCCGGGGCGAGGATGGCGAGACGCTCGAGATGCTGTGGCGACCGCTCCACCGCGTCGGCGTGTACGCGCCCGGGGGCCGAGCGGCCTACCCATCGACCGTGCTGATGGACGTCATCCCCGCACAAGTGGCGGGTGTCCGCTCCATCGCCCTCGTGTCGCCGCCGGGGCCGGACGGCCTGCCTCACCCGGCGGTCCTCGCCGCGGCGCACCTCGTCGGGATCGAGGAGATGTACGCGGTGGGCGGTGCTCAGGCCGTGGCGGCGCTCGCGTACGGCACCGAGACCATCGCCAGAGTGGACAAGATCGTCGGGCCGGGGAACGTGTACGTGGCGACGGCGAAGCGGATGGTGATGGGCGACGTCGGGATCGACAGCATCGCCGGGCCGACCGAGGTGGTGGTGGTGGCGGACGAGACGGCGAACCCGGCGTATGTGGCGGCGGATCTGCTCGCCCAGGCGGAGCACGACGTGGAGGCGGGGGCCGTGTGCCTGAGCCCGTCTCGCGCGCTGCTCGAGCGGGTGCACGCCGAGATCGTGCGGCAGCTGGCGGCGTTGCCGCGGGTGGACATCGCGCGCGAGGCGCTGGAGCGCCACGGGGCGCTCGTCTGCGTGAAAAGTCTCCAGGATGCGGTCGATCTCGTCAACGACATGGCGCCGGAGCACGTGGAAGTGATGACGGAGGACCCGCGGCGCGTGCTGGACGGACTTCGCACCGCGGGGGCGGTGTTTCTCGGCCCCTACACGCCGGAACCGGTGGGCGACTACTTCGCCGGGACCAATCACGTGCTGCCGACGCACGGCAGCGCGCGGTTCTCGAGCGGGCTCGGGACGCTCGATTTCATGCGCCGGATGACGGCCGCCACCTACACGGCGGAGACGCTCGCTCGCCACGCGCGCTACATCGAGGTGCTGGCGGAGGCCGAATCGCTCACCGCGCATCGGGACGCGGTGCGCATCCGCAGGGAGGAGTTGCGATGA
- the hisB gene encoding imidazoleglycerol-phosphate dehydratase HisB, which translates to MSSSMERPTFSAAIERETGETSVRLSLNLHGQGRALMDFPVPFLRHMLHLFTVHGSFDLTVSATGDVDVDDHHLVEDIGLCLGRAIREALGNKAGIRRYGERHVPMDETLARAVIDLSGRPAFVLHARFTDARIGTFPTELVHEFFKSVANEARMALHLAVLYGENNHHMAEALFKAFGQALREAVEVTEGGVRSSKGVLE; encoded by the coding sequence ATGAGTTCGAGCATGGAACGCCCCACCTTTTCCGCGGCCATCGAGCGCGAGACCGGCGAGACCTCGGTTCGCCTTTCGCTCAACCTGCACGGTCAGGGCCGCGCATTGATGGACTTCCCTGTCCCCTTTTTGCGCCACATGCTGCATTTGTTTACGGTGCACGGGTCTTTCGACCTCACCGTCTCGGCGACCGGCGATGTGGACGTGGATGACCACCACCTCGTCGAGGACATCGGGCTGTGCTTGGGCCGCGCCATCCGCGAGGCGCTCGGCAACAAGGCGGGCATCCGCCGCTACGGAGAGCGCCACGTGCCCATGGACGAGACGCTCGCGCGGGCCGTGATCGACCTGTCCGGCCGGCCGGCGTTCGTCCTCCACGCCCGGTTCACGGACGCGCGCATCGGCACGTTTCCGACCGAACTGGTGCACGAGTTCTTCAAGTCGGTAGCGAACGAGGCCCGGATGGCGCTGCACCTCGCGGTCCTGTACGGCGAGAACAACCACCACATGGCGGAAGCCTTGTTTAAGGCGTTCGGCCAGGCGCTGCGCGAGGCGGTCGAGGTGACGGAAGGCGGCGTGCGAAGCAGCAAGGGGGTGCTGGAATGA
- the hisH gene encoding imidazole glycerol phosphate synthase subunit HisH, whose amino-acid sequence MIIVLDPGIGNLHSVLGGLRRVGSEGRVVASRSEWEAAMGEERAVQGVILPGVGAFGDAMSQMRLRGLCDVVRDAVARSIPLLGICLGMQLLFTSSEEHGVFRGLDLVPGHVVRFPDGAKVPHMGWNSLEVRAPRHPLLRDVREGDYVYFVHSYYAVAERGEDVIASTSYAGVDVPAVVARVGVMGTQFHPEKSGPVGERILANFVRIAAYPALLEGVRP is encoded by the coding sequence ATGATCATCGTGCTCGATCCCGGCATTGGCAACCTTCACAGCGTGCTTGGGGGGCTTCGCCGCGTGGGCAGCGAGGGACGCGTGGTGGCGTCGCGCAGCGAATGGGAGGCGGCGATGGGCGAAGAACGTGCCGTGCAGGGCGTCATCCTGCCCGGCGTGGGAGCGTTCGGCGACGCCATGAGCCAGATGCGCCTCCGGGGCCTGTGCGACGTGGTGCGAGACGCCGTGGCGCGGTCCATCCCGCTTCTTGGCATCTGCCTCGGCATGCAGCTTCTGTTCACGAGTTCGGAGGAGCATGGCGTCTTCCGCGGGCTGGATCTCGTCCCCGGGCACGTGGTCCGCTTCCCCGATGGGGCGAAGGTGCCGCACATGGGGTGGAACAGCCTCGAGGTGCGCGCGCCCCGTCACCCGCTTTTGCGCGACGTGCGGGAGGGGGATTACGTGTACTTCGTGCACTCCTACTACGCCGTCGCGGAGCGAGGCGAGGACGTGATCGCGAGCACGTCGTACGCCGGCGTGGATGTGCCCGCGGTGGTGGCGCGCGTCGGCGTGATGGGCACGCAGTTTCATCCCGAGAAGAGCGGTCCGGTGGGCGAGCGCATCCTCGCGAATTTCGTGCGCATTGCGGCGTATCCGGCGTTGCTCGAGGGGGTGCGCCCATGA
- the hisA gene encoding 1-(5-phosphoribosyl)-5-[(5-phosphoribosylamino)methylideneamino]imidazole-4-carboxamide isomerase: protein MSGLGFTVYPAIDILGGEVVRLRQGDYQQVTRYEGHPAEVAGRLCDAGARFLHVVDLDAARSGQSENERAVRSIVETAASYGAAVQVGGGIRTREAIARWLEAGVARVVIGTAVRNVELVAEWAQEFGGHRLVAGLDGRKGRLAVSGWLEETEWSIFDLARELAKVGLVQALVTDVERDGTGEGPNLDLALGVQQSGLFAITSGGIGSIDDVVAARRAGLAGAVIGKALHDGRIHLGELFQRLAQEEEGGAC, encoded by the coding sequence ATGAGCGGGCTAGGGTTCACGGTCTACCCGGCCATCGACATCCTGGGTGGTGAAGTGGTTCGCCTACGCCAGGGCGACTACCAGCAGGTCACGCGCTACGAGGGACACCCGGCAGAGGTCGCCGGGCGCCTGTGCGACGCGGGCGCTCGCTTCTTGCACGTGGTCGATCTCGACGCCGCCCGCTCCGGCCAAAGCGAGAACGAGCGGGCGGTGCGCTCCATAGTCGAGACGGCCGCATCCTACGGCGCAGCGGTGCAGGTGGGCGGCGGCATTCGCACGCGGGAAGCCATCGCCCGATGGCTGGAGGCGGGCGTGGCGCGCGTCGTCATCGGCACCGCGGTGCGAAATGTCGAGCTTGTGGCGGAATGGGCGCAGGAGTTCGGCGGCCATCGGCTCGTCGCAGGGCTCGACGGCCGCAAGGGGCGCCTCGCGGTGTCCGGCTGGCTGGAAGAGACCGAGTGGTCCATCTTCGATCTCGCCCGCGAGCTCGCCAAAGTCGGTCTCGTCCAGGCGCTCGTGACCGACGTCGAGCGCGACGGCACCGGCGAAGGCCCGAATCTGGATCTGGCGCTTGGCGTGCAGCAGTCGGGGCTTTTTGCCATCACCTCGGGGGGCATCGGTTCTATCGACGACGTCGTGGCGGCGCGCCGGGCGGGCCTCGCTGGGGCCGTGATCGGCAAGGCGCTGCACGATGGGCGCATCCATCTCGGCGAACTGTTTCAGCGCCTCGCGCAGGAAGAGGAGGGAGGCGCGTGCTGA
- the hisF gene encoding imidazole glycerol phosphate synthase subunit HisF, translated as MLTKRIIPCFDVLDGRVVKHVSFLENRRDAGDPVELAEAYCREGADELVLLDISASSEGRLAMLRVVEQVAARVNVPLTVGGGVSTVEDVRRLLLSGADKVSMNTGAYRNHRLIKESAWRFGEQCVVVAIDARWSEPLGRYEVMLQGGKVGTGTDAVEWAKRAAQLGAGEILLTSFRKDGTKSGYDLDLTRRVADAVRVPVIASGGAGSMKHFAQVLTEGGADAALAASVFHFGEIAIPALKQYLRDRGVPVRWPL; from the coding sequence GTGCTGACCAAGCGCATCATTCCGTGTTTCGACGTGCTCGACGGCCGCGTGGTGAAGCACGTGAGCTTCTTGGAGAACCGAAGGGACGCGGGCGATCCGGTGGAGTTGGCGGAGGCGTACTGCCGCGAAGGCGCAGACGAGCTTGTGCTGCTCGACATCTCCGCGTCCAGCGAGGGGCGCCTCGCCATGCTGCGGGTGGTGGAGCAGGTGGCCGCGCGGGTCAATGTGCCGCTCACCGTGGGCGGCGGCGTGTCCACCGTCGAGGACGTGCGACGACTGCTCCTCTCCGGCGCGGACAAGGTCTCGATGAACACCGGGGCATATCGGAATCACCGGCTCATCAAGGAATCCGCGTGGCGGTTTGGCGAACAATGCGTCGTCGTGGCCATCGACGCGCGCTGGAGCGAGCCTCTCGGCCGCTACGAGGTGATGCTTCAGGGCGGCAAAGTGGGGACCGGCACGGACGCGGTGGAGTGGGCCAAGCGCGCGGCGCAACTTGGCGCGGGAGAAATTCTTTTGACCAGCTTTCGGAAGGATGGCACCAAGTCGGGCTACGATCTCGACTTGACCCGCCGCGTGGCAGACGCGGTCCGCGTGCCGGTCATCGCGAGCGGCGGGGCCGGATCGATGAAACATTTCGCTCAGGTCCTGACGGAAGGCGGCGCGGACGCGGCGCTCGCCGCGAGCGTGTTTCACTTTGGGGAGATTGCCATTCCGGCGTTGAAGCAGTATCTGCGCGACAGGGGGGTGCCGGTGCGGTGGCCGCTGTGA
- the hisIE gene encoding bifunctional phosphoribosyl-AMP cyclohydrolase/phosphoribosyl-ATP diphosphatase HisIE, with translation MAAVKGEVELARVRYDAATGLVPVVAQDAETGDVLMLAYADREAVKRTLATGYAWYYSRSRRAYWRKGATSGNVQRVVEVRVDCDGDAVLYRVVPEGPACHTGEQVCFYRRLVPDGVSSEAAKEVGPNPEGAAVRAEEGDVPAASDASGDVPGNVAWDESALARLWGVIDSRYRERPDGSYTTYLFTHGAERMGKKIGEEAVEVALAGLKAERDATAKAEVAAESADLLYHLLVLWRHVGVQPADVWQVLEKRA, from the coding sequence GTGGCCGCTGTGAAGGGAGAGGTGGAACTCGCGCGGGTCCGCTATGACGCGGCCACGGGCCTCGTGCCTGTGGTGGCCCAGGACGCCGAAACGGGTGACGTGTTGATGCTCGCCTACGCGGACCGCGAGGCGGTGAAGCGGACGCTTGCGACGGGCTACGCCTGGTATTACAGCCGATCCCGTCGGGCGTACTGGCGCAAGGGTGCGACGTCAGGCAACGTGCAGCGCGTGGTGGAGGTGCGGGTGGACTGCGACGGTGACGCCGTGCTGTACAGGGTGGTGCCCGAGGGACCCGCTTGCCACACGGGAGAGCAGGTGTGTTTTTATCGCCGCCTGGTGCCGGACGGGGTTTCGTCGGAGGCGGCGAAGGAGGTGGGCCCGAACCCCGAAGGCGCAGCGGTTCGCGCGGAAGAAGGCGATGTGCCCGCGGCGAGCGACGCGTCCGGCGATGTGCCCGGGAACGTGGCGTGGGATGAATCGGCGCTGGCGAGATTGTGGGGCGTGATCGACAGCCGCTACCGCGAGCGGCCGGATGGGAGCTACACGACGTACCTTTTCACACACGGCGCGGAGCGGATGGGCAAGAAGATTGGCGAAGAGGCGGTGGAGGTGGCGCTCGCGGGCCTGAAGGCCGAGCGCGACGCGACGGCGAAGGCCGAGGTGGCGGCCGAATCCGCGGATCTGTTGTATCACCTGCTTGTCCTGTGGCGCCACGTGGGCGTCCAGCCTGCCGACGTGTGGCAGGTTCTCGAGAAGCGGGCGTAG
- a CDS encoding DMT family transporter, with translation MRIPKWGLFALLIFANLIWSASFTATGLAAESFSPPLIVMARMVVGGLVLMPFVVRDVRLGVWTWKKALRISLLGLLGFTLPVTMETEGIRASSPALGAVSIALEPLLTLVVSALAFRTPLGPRRWFAMMLAATGAWVVAGCPRPGFAGYLLGDLLMLGAVACYAIYNAISGRLTADVSAASATSIMLLAAGIGCIPLYAWTGHAWPHHVTPVSLWSLVFLAFFATAAAYLIWIFVLQDHDVASAAITLYLQPVFGVLISVVVTGERPSALFYAGGAMILLALFLGQHRGQAKTVTASEMERASM, from the coding sequence TTGCGTATTCCGAAATGGGGATTGTTTGCACTGCTCATCTTTGCCAATCTGATTTGGTCCGCGAGCTTCACGGCGACGGGGCTTGCGGCCGAGAGCTTCTCGCCGCCGCTCATCGTGATGGCGCGCATGGTCGTCGGCGGGCTCGTTCTCATGCCCTTTGTCGTGCGCGACGTGCGCCTCGGGGTCTGGACGTGGAAGAAGGCGCTCCGCATCTCGCTCCTTGGCCTTCTCGGCTTCACGCTCCCTGTGACCATGGAGACGGAGGGAATCCGCGCGTCGTCGCCGGCGCTCGGCGCGGTGTCGATTGCGCTCGAGCCACTTCTGACCCTCGTGGTCTCGGCGCTCGCGTTTCGGACGCCGCTTGGCCCGCGCAGATGGTTCGCCATGATGTTGGCGGCCACAGGCGCGTGGGTGGTTGCCGGTTGCCCGAGGCCCGGGTTTGCGGGCTACCTTTTGGGAGATCTCCTCATGCTCGGCGCCGTCGCCTGTTACGCCATCTACAACGCCATTTCGGGGAGGCTGACGGCCGACGTCTCCGCGGCGAGCGCGACCTCCATCATGCTGTTGGCCGCAGGCATCGGCTGTATACCGCTGTATGCGTGGACGGGGCATGCCTGGCCGCACCACGTCACGCCGGTGAGCCTTTGGAGCCTCGTATTTCTCGCGTTTTTCGCGACCGCCGCGGCCTATTTGATCTGGATTTTCGTCCTGCAGGATCACGACGTGGCGAGCGCGGCCATCACGCTGTATCTGCAGCCCGTGTTTGGCGTCCTGATTTCGGTTGTCGTCACTGGGGAACGGCCGTCTGCGCTGTTTTACGCTGGTGGCGCGATGATCCTCCTGGCGCTCTTCCTCGGTCAACACCGGGGGCAGGCGAAGACGGTCACCGCGTCGGAAATGGAGCGCGCGTCGATGTGA
- a CDS encoding zinc-binding alcohol dehydrogenase family protein, with amino-acid sequence MPVAKMKAVGLYRYLPISDPESLLDLEVERPRPQGRDLLVQIQAVSVNPVDTKIRAPKDRVESTPKILGFDAAGIVVETGPECQWYKPGDEVFYAGSNVRQGTNAEYHLVDERIVGRKPKALSFAEAAALPLTSLTAWEALEDRLGFSLDPGANRGTSLLIIGAAGGVGSIATQLAKRAGFTVIGTASRPETKEWALRHGADHILDHTRPFRPQLEALGFRDVDAILCLNSTDKHWEPMADVIAPQGKICSIVETSTLLNLELLFGKSVTFAWELMFTRPRYQTADMARQRDILNRVADLVDAGEIQSTMTEHLSPINAENLRKAHAKIESGRTIGKIVLSGF; translated from the coding sequence ATGCCTGTGGCGAAGATGAAAGCGGTAGGCCTGTATCGATACCTGCCCATCTCGGATCCGGAGAGCCTGCTGGACCTGGAGGTGGAGCGCCCCCGCCCGCAAGGGCGCGATTTGTTGGTGCAGATCCAGGCTGTCTCCGTGAATCCCGTCGATACAAAGATCCGCGCGCCAAAAGACAGGGTGGAATCCACGCCCAAAATCCTCGGCTTTGACGCCGCTGGAATTGTCGTCGAAACGGGGCCGGAGTGCCAGTGGTACAAGCCAGGCGACGAGGTGTTTTACGCCGGCAGCAACGTGCGGCAAGGCACGAACGCGGAGTACCACCTCGTCGACGAGCGCATCGTGGGCCGCAAGCCGAAGGCGCTCAGCTTTGCCGAAGCCGCCGCACTCCCGCTGACGAGTCTGACGGCCTGGGAAGCGCTAGAGGATCGACTCGGGTTCTCGCTCGACCCCGGCGCGAATCGCGGCACATCGCTGCTCATCATCGGTGCGGCTGGCGGCGTGGGCTCCATCGCGACCCAGTTGGCCAAGCGCGCCGGGTTCACGGTCATCGGCACGGCGTCCAGGCCGGAGACCAAGGAATGGGCCTTGCGGCACGGCGCGGATCACATCCTCGATCACACGCGCCCCTTCCGGCCGCAGCTCGAAGCGCTCGGCTTCCGCGACGTCGACGCCATCCTCTGCCTCAACTCCACCGACAAGCACTGGGAGCCGATGGCGGACGTCATTGCGCCACAGGGCAAGATCTGCTCCATCGTGGAGACGAGCACGCTGCTCAATCTGGAACTCCTGTTTGGCAAGAGCGTGACGTTCGCGTGGGAACTGATGTTCACGCGGCCGCGGTACCAGACGGCGGACATGGCCAGACAGCGCGACATCCTGAATCGAGTGGCCGATCTCGTCGACGCGGGCGAGATTCAAAGCACCATGACGGAACACCTGTCGCCCATCAATGCGGAGAATCTGCGGAAGGCGCATGCGAAGATCGAATCCGGCAGGACCATTGGCAAAATCGTGCTCTCGGGATTCTGA
- a CDS encoding APC family permease: MVRSEGQGFRRSLGLRQVLSIAVAAISPTTSVFLVYNTALFQAGTGVFWAFLVGACIALSMAFCYAELGSAYPGAGGAYRIVQRVLGEPFGFIAVFLFLVLGVVITASILVSAASYLHALIPALPVNWTAVAMMALVTWLSLERIGATSAVATAMLVLELAVILAFTALAFAHAQHPLAYLGRLTYPIRVDHAPQSVNGQDLLAAVVPALFAFNGYDWPLYFAEETVETRRVLPRSVLLAAIVSVVVEVLAVMAATLAVPQTSFTVIPSSYLPLVSIAQSAAGQTGTTILLVGVVIAMFDTGLTGNLAYARIYLDAARDGSWPGPVNRFFASMNRRGVPKWGFVLLGVGNALLCYFTSLNNLITFTGVIIVTMYLLVAVSAIVHRVRRGSAQAPFRMPLWPLPPLIALCGVGLSLVEQAPGDLIRTAVLVAIALVYALGYLERRRDLRSGRESSMMEDNN, encoded by the coding sequence GTGGTGCGTTCGGAAGGTCAAGGATTTCGCCGGTCGCTCGGGCTGCGCCAGGTGCTCTCCATCGCCGTGGCTGCCATCTCGCCTACCACGTCCGTCTTTCTCGTCTACAACACGGCCCTGTTTCAGGCGGGCACGGGCGTGTTCTGGGCCTTTCTCGTCGGCGCCTGCATCGCACTGTCCATGGCGTTTTGCTACGCGGAACTCGGGTCCGCATATCCCGGTGCGGGCGGTGCGTACCGCATCGTGCAGCGCGTGCTGGGCGAGCCGTTTGGCTTCATCGCCGTCTTTCTCTTTCTCGTGCTCGGCGTCGTGATCACCGCGAGCATCCTCGTGTCCGCCGCCTCCTACTTGCACGCGCTCATCCCGGCGCTCCCGGTCAACTGGACGGCGGTCGCCATGATGGCCCTCGTCACCTGGCTTTCGCTGGAGCGCATCGGCGCAACGAGCGCCGTGGCGACGGCGATGCTCGTGCTGGAGCTCGCGGTCATCCTCGCGTTCACGGCGCTGGCGTTTGCGCACGCGCAGCATCCGCTCGCGTACCTCGGGCGCCTCACCTATCCCATCCGGGTCGATCACGCCCCGCAGTCTGTGAACGGGCAGGACCTTCTGGCCGCGGTGGTGCCGGCGCTGTTTGCGTTCAACGGCTACGATTGGCCGCTCTACTTCGCGGAAGAGACCGTCGAGACCCGCCGCGTCCTGCCCCGCTCTGTCCTTTTGGCTGCCATCGTCAGCGTGGTGGTCGAGGTCCTCGCCGTGATGGCGGCGACGCTCGCGGTGCCGCAGACGTCGTTCACCGTCATCCCATCGTCTTACTTGCCACTCGTGTCCATCGCGCAGTCGGCCGCGGGCCAGACCGGGACCACCATCTTGCTCGTCGGCGTCGTGATCGCCATGTTTGACACCGGACTCACGGGCAATTTGGCCTACGCGCGCATCTATCTGGATGCCGCGCGGGACGGGAGTTGGCCAGGACCCGTCAACCGATTCTTCGCGAGCATGAATCGGCGCGGCGTGCCGAAGTGGGGATTTGTGTTGCTCGGCGTGGGCAACGCGCTGTTGTGTTACTTCACGTCTTTGAACAACCTCATCACCTTCACCGGCGTGATCATTGTCACCATGTACCTGCTGGTGGCGGTGTCGGCCATCGTGCACCGCGTGCGCCGCGGATCGGCCCAGGCGCCGTTTCGCATGCCGCTCTGGCCGCTGCCGCCTCTGATTGCGCTCTGCGGCGTGGGCTTGTCGCTCGTCGAACAGGCGCCTGGCGATCTCATCCGGACGGCCGTTCTCGTCGCCATCGCGCTCGTGTACGCGCTCGGCTATCTTGAGCGGCGCCGGGACTTGCGATCCGGCCGCGAATCGTCCATGATGGAAGACAACAACTGA
- the ribD gene encoding bifunctional diaminohydroxyphosphoribosylaminopyrimidine deaminase/5-amino-6-(5-phosphoribosylamino)uracil reductase RibD, with protein sequence MTEDERYMHMALEVARLGEGQTSPNPMVGAIVVNGGRVVGQGAHLMAGTPHAEVHALRMAGEAARGATLYVTLEPCNHHGRTPPCTDAILATGVRRVVVATLDVDPRTAGLGVKRLQEAGIEVTVGVLEAEARELNRHFFHRVETGRPYVVYKVAMTLSGHVAASSGHSQYVTGLAAREDVHRLRQIIPAIGVGVGTVLADDPELTARDLATGTRRDRQPLRVVFDTRLRTPPTARLLAAPGRTVLLTSERMASAPAARRLAEQGDVRIAPVAERDGHLDLHAALSAVAAEGANALLVEGGPTLASALLQSRLIDEVRVYVAPKLLASGLPAFAGAFTQSMAEAVQLHSVRSEWLGDHLVLTGRIHYREEV encoded by the coding sequence ATGACCGAAGACGAGCGGTACATGCACATGGCGCTTGAGGTGGCGCGCCTGGGCGAAGGCCAGACGTCCCCAAACCCGATGGTCGGCGCCATCGTCGTGAACGGCGGGCGGGTGGTGGGCCAAGGCGCACACCTGATGGCGGGCACGCCGCACGCCGAGGTGCATGCGCTGCGCATGGCGGGGGAGGCGGCGCGAGGCGCGACGCTCTACGTCACGCTCGAGCCGTGCAATCATCACGGCAGGACGCCGCCCTGCACGGACGCCATCCTCGCCACAGGCGTTCGGCGCGTGGTGGTGGCCACGTTGGACGTGGATCCGCGCACGGCCGGGCTCGGCGTGAAGCGCCTGCAGGAGGCCGGGATCGAGGTGACGGTCGGCGTGCTCGAAGCGGAGGCGCGCGAACTGAACCGCCACTTCTTTCACCGCGTCGAGACCGGTCGCCCTTACGTGGTGTACAAGGTAGCCATGACGCTAAGCGGGCACGTGGCCGCATCGAGTGGCCACAGCCAGTACGTGACCGGACTCGCGGCGCGCGAGGACGTGCATCGGCTGCGGCAGATCATCCCTGCCATCGGCGTCGGCGTCGGCACGGTCCTCGCGGACGATCCCGAGTTGACCGCGAGGGATCTCGCCACGGGGACAAGGCGAGATCGTCAGCCGCTTCGCGTGGTGTTCGACACGCGGCTTCGCACGCCGCCGACCGCGCGGCTGTTGGCGGCGCCCGGGCGCACGGTTCTCCTCACGTCGGAGCGCATGGCCTCCGCTCCGGCCGCGAGGCGCCTCGCGGAACAGGGCGACGTCCGCATCGCGCCGGTGGCCGAGCGGGACGGCCACCTGGATCTGCACGCGGCGCTTTCGGCCGTCGCAGCGGAAGGGGCGAATGCCCTTCTGGTGGAGGGCGGGCCCACGCTTGCGTCGGCGCTTCTTCAGAGCCGACTCATCGACGAGGTGCGCGTGTATGTGGCGCCCAAGCTCCTCGCGAGCGGGTTGCCCGCCTTCGCTGGCGCTTTCACCCAGTCGATGGCCGAGGCCGTTCAACTTCACAGCGTGAGGAGCGAATGGCTGGGTGACCATCTCGTCCTCACAGGGCGAATTCACTATCGTGAGGAGGTGTGA
- a CDS encoding riboflavin synthase: MFTGLVEGTARLAAVSRHTGGATFTLEAPFLMDDLRVGDSVAVNGVCLTVETVGSGLFTATAVPETLRRTNLGGLQPGGRVHVERAMRADGRFGGHIVTGHIDGIGHVTDVYPDGEARVLVIRVDPSLARYMVDKGSVAVDGVSLTIMRAEKDRFSVSIIPHTQAVTRFGEIREGETVNIECDVIAKYVERLLTYRGDAGASGGIDAAFLARHGFLR; this comes from the coding sequence ATGTTCACCGGACTTGTGGAAGGAACTGCGCGCCTCGCGGCGGTATCTCGCCACACCGGCGGGGCCACCTTTACGTTGGAGGCGCCGTTTCTCATGGACGACCTGCGGGTCGGTGACAGCGTCGCTGTGAACGGAGTCTGCCTCACGGTGGAGACGGTGGGCAGCGGCTTGTTCACCGCCACGGCGGTCCCCGAGACCCTGCGGCGCACCAACCTCGGCGGGCTTCAGCCCGGCGGCCGCGTGCACGTCGAGCGCGCCATGCGCGCCGATGGGCGGTTCGGAGGCCACATCGTGACGGGGCACATCGACGGGATTGGCCACGTGACGGACGTGTATCCGGACGGGGAGGCGCGCGTGCTTGTCATTCGCGTCGATCCGTCCCTCGCCCGCTACATGGTGGACAAAGGATCCGTGGCCGTGGATGGCGTCAGTCTCACGATTATGCGCGCTGAGAAAGACAGGTTCTCGGTGTCCATCATCCCGCACACGCAGGCGGTCACGCGGTTCGGCGAGATCCGCGAGGGTGAGACCGTCAACATCGAGTGCGACGTGATCGCCAAGTACGTGGAGAGGCTCTTGACGTACCGCGGCGATGCGGGTGCTTCAGGCGGCATCGATGCGGCGTTTTTGGCGCGGCACGGGTTTTTGCGATAA